GAACGGCTACGGGGTGAGGGCTGGTGGCCGAAACAATCGTTAACCGTGTTCCAACCGCTTATCTCATCAGAGTTAGGCATCAAACTGCGTGACGGGGAGCTGTATGCTCAGGCCGCCTTTTCGGCAGCCAGGGAGCAAGGCTTTACCGCCGGTGGTCACTGGGTGGTGAAGAATGGCGGGATGTGGCTCAAAGATGGAGAGATGAGCGGATTAGATTTCGTCATGTCGTATCGCTTGCAGAATCACCACTGGCAGTTGGGTGCGAAAGACCCGGTGATGTTGCGTATTGCCTCAATAAGCAACCTATTTGAAATGCAAAATATCACCGCTGATTTACAAGGCACTTACCCCTATTCTGATGATGCACCGTTAACCTTGAGTAACGTTGGCATGGACATTCTTAACGGCCATCTGAGTTTGTCTGCTTTGCGCTTGCCGCAACACGATGCCGCCGTGCTGAAGTTAACCGCTATCGACTTGAGTGAGCTATTTACCGTGCTACAACCGAAACAGTTTGCCATGTCGGGGAAGGTCAACGGGGAATTACCACTCTATCTTAATAACCCACAGTGGTTGGTACGTAATGGTTGGATTGCTAACGATGGCAAGGTAACGCTGCGCCTCGATCAAGATCTGGCCAATTCAATAGGCGATAGTAATGTTGCCGCTGGTGCTGCGATTGATTGGCTACGTTATATGGAGATTTATCAATCTTATGCCAAAGTGGATTTGGATAATTTGGGCCAATTGACATTACACTCGAAGATTCATGGTGTGAATACGCAAAAAAACTCAAAGCGTGAGATAGTATTGAATTATCAGCATCAGGAAAATGTGTTCCAACTCTGGCGCAGCCTGCGTTTTGGTGACAACTTACAAGAGTGGCTACAACAGACGCTTTCTCTACAACCAACAGTAATACCGGCGAGGACGAAGGAATGAAGATCTTGACAGGGGAACGTGTAGCAATAGCGTTGGGTATTTTGATGCTCAGTGGCTGTTTACGCCTTGAGGTAGCGACACCGGAAAAACCGATCACTATCAATATGAACGTCAAGATTGAGCATGAAATCCAGATAAAAGTTGATAAAGATGTGGAAAGTTTGCTCAAAAATCAATCCAATCTATTCTAAGGAGCCACGATGAAAAAGCAAAATTCAGGCTGGATTGGTGGCAGGCTAAGGCTGATTCGAGCGATGTTGGGGTGGGCGATATTGAGCAGCAGTTTGCTATTCAGTTCCATGGCTTTTGCCCTGACATTGGAGCAGGCAAAGCAGCAAGGGCGGGTTGGTGAAACCCTCAGTGGTTATTTGGCTCCGGTTAAAAAAGATCCTGAGACGCTGGCGTTGGTAGAGCAAATCAATATCGCCAGAACAGAGAAGTATCAGGAAGTGGCGCAGAAAAACCACATTTCAACCGAGGATGTTGCCAAGCTGGCAGGGCAGAAGTTAGTTAACCGGGCGGCGGCCGGTGAATATGTGCGCGGTATTAATGGCCAGTGGATGCAGCGCTAATTGTTGTGGTAATGGTTTGGTACGGATGAAGTAAGGGCGGTGGTGTTACTGGCGCAATCACAAAGAGAAAAGCGCGCCCAAAGGCGCGCAAGTAACTAATGACACTACTGGGTAAAACGAGGGTAATACAAGGTTATTTTAAGTCGCGCATTGACGGAGACACCCATGTCTGCGCGAAATCATCAATTAAGCACTAACAACCTGAGTCAGTAACTCTTTGGCATCAGCTTGTGCTTTGGTCGCCACTTCAGGACCATAAGCAATACCTTCTGCAAACACGAATTCAACATCGGTAATGCCGATAAAGCCCAGGAACAGACGCAGGTAAGGCACCACCAGATCCGTTGGGGTGTCTTTATGAATGCCCCCACGGCTGGTCAGAATAATGGCACGTTTACCGGTTACCAAACCTTCCGGGCCTTTCTCTGTGTAGCGGAAAGTCACGCCAGCACGGGCAATCAGGTCAAAATAGTTTTTTAACTGAGTCGGGATATTGAAGTTGTACATTGGTGCAGCCATAACTATCACGTCATTGGCTTGCAGTTCAGCAATCAGCTCGTCAGACAGTGCCAAAGCCTCTTGTTGGCGCGGTGTTAACGCTGCGTCTGAAGGGCGCAAAGCACCCACCAGTTCACCATCTAACACAGGAACCGGTTGAGCGGCCAAGTCACGTACGGTGATTTCGTCGCCAGCGTGGGCTGCTTGCCATTGCTCGACAAAAAAGTCAGCTAATTGGTTGGACTGTGAATAAGTTGCCAGAATGCTTGATTTCAGGACCAGTACTTTGCTCATCGTAATTCCTTAACAGGTAACAGAGACTTAGGCGGTTCGCCCTTTCAATGAGATACACTTTATTAATATTTTCCTATTAGTGATAGCGCAATATTTTGCGTTCTTTGTTCGATTTAATTGAACGATGATAAATAGATAGGAAATTTTCGCTGGGTTACTGCGTAATCCGAGGCTGTGTTACCATATCAGGTAAGGGTTTATCTAATAAAAGCTATGGCTCATTCATCTATTGGGTGTCGAAGATGGGTGTGTTGGCAGGTTAAAAATTGATATCGATTAATAAAAAATATCGGCCAATCAAATTCATAGCATAAAATCATTGGGCTGACACCGTAGGTTGCAGCCGCATCGTAACAAGGAACACAGAACGTGAAATCTTCGCTCGCAGCATTATCC
The sequence above is drawn from the Yersinia intermedia genome and encodes:
- the azoR gene encoding FMN-dependent NADH-azoreductase encodes the protein MSKVLVLKSSILATYSQSNQLADFFVEQWQAAHAGDEITVRDLAAQPVPVLDGELVGALRPSDAALTPRQQEALALSDELIAELQANDVIVMAAPMYNFNIPTQLKNYFDLIARAGVTFRYTEKGPEGLVTGKRAIILTSRGGIHKDTPTDLVVPYLRLFLGFIGITDVEFVFAEGIAYGPEVATKAQADAKELLTQVVSA
- a CDS encoding YdbL family protein — protein: MKKQNSGWIGGRLRLIRAMLGWAILSSSLLFSSMAFALTLEQAKQQGRVGETLSGYLAPVKKDPETLALVEQINIARTEKYQEVAQKNHISTEDVAKLAGQKLVNRAAAGEYVRGINGQWMQR
- a CDS encoding YnbE family lipoprotein, with amino-acid sequence MKILTGERVAIALGILMLSGCLRLEVATPEKPITINMNVKIEHEIQIKVDKDVESLLKNQSNLF